From the genome of Peromyscus maniculatus bairdii isolate BWxNUB_F1_BW_parent chromosome 19, HU_Pman_BW_mat_3.1, whole genome shotgun sequence:
TCTGTTTGAAGAAGCTGGAGTGGTTTCTCATTCACACTAATGTTGAAAGCCACTAGCCCACAGGAAGATGTCTTTTGCAGCTACCTTGTATCTCTCTGGAGAACTTGGTGCTCTGAGCCCTGACTTAGAGTTAGTTATATGTGGCAACACCATGTCCTTGCCAAACTCTAagatcttgttttgtttgtttaatggtttgtttgttttttgagacaggattcacTATTTAGCTGCCTTGAAACTCATtaagtagaccaggttggcctcgaactcacagagatctacttgctttggcctcccaagtgctgggactaacggtgtgtgccactatacctgccTTAAACCCTAAGATCTTGAAACAGTGTGCTCTATACCTACAGAACATGCCATGAAACCCAGCAAACAGTGGATATTTCAAAGTacttaaagaatgaaaaatgtgACGCCTTTGCTGCCACTTGCATAAATGCTCCTGTGACCCTTGGCTTGGATTGTTTTGGACCCTGTGtgtatggtttttgtttatttatttgatggtTGTTAGGCAGGGCCCCTATTATGTAACTTCAACAggtctggaacttgccatgtagaccagactggcctcaaactcacagagatccacctgcctctttatGTGTGTTTTGGTTACAATTTAATGCCATGGTGTTAGTAtatgttttggtttagttttgtgcAGGCCAGTCTCCCTTGCATGTACCAACTACAGATACTGGTTGGTTGAGTTATTAGATTTTCATCTAATTGACTTTAAGTTTGTAAGTCCTGGAAAGTGTATGTTCTAAGGCTCATCTGGTacttgcattcttttatttttttttaaatattgttttgtttttcaaaacagcatttctctgtgtatatctctggctgtcctagaactcactctatagaccaagctggccttgaactcacagagatctgcttgcctctgcctcttgagtgctgggatcaaaggcgtgtgccaccactgcttggtctaaaaattattccattttatgtgtatagatgttttgtaTGGAAATATATTTGTGTACCACATTTGTACAGTGCCCctggaggtcagaaaaaggcaCCAGATCCCCCAGGAGTGGAGTTAACAAATAGTTGtgagtgccatgtgggtgctgggaattgaacttgggtcctctggaagagcagctagagcTCTTAACTTCCAAGTCATGGCTACAGGCCCAATATTTGCATTCTTTATGATCTGTTTCCCCCTGCTGTCCCCAGTCTGTTTTCTAAAGGCCTTCTTGAAAAGGCTGTTCCTTCCTATAATGTGACAAGAAAACATTTGGTAAAGAGGCTCAACCACAAAGCTCCTTTAGAAAGCTAAGTAAGTACATGTATGAACACAATAAGTACATGTATGACTGTGATTAATCAGGTTTTAAAATTTCAGCTTCTTTCCATAGCAGAGTGTCTCTGCATCTAGTTTCACTCTGTCTCCATAAATAGGTTTTTGTTTAACTTAAGGCCATGATCAGTTTCTCTAAGCATCATCTCCAGTGATAAGATACTCATGTTgtattagttttgttgttgtttgcttgttttgtttgagatgggatctcatgtAAAACAAGCTGACCTGTGTTGTCAATGtgagtcttgaactcctgattctcctccaCCCACggcccaagtgctgaggttacagatgtgcacaaccACATCTATTTTATAGGTTTTCAATGGTTTAATGGCCTTTCTGATgctatagaataaagaaaaatgcatttctgccagctaaagaaagaaattgttccTTTGCAATTTACATTTCTTATCTTTTAGACTAATTGATGGTTGAGTTCTAACCATGTTCACTATGGTACTGGGtaaaagattaattaaaaaatgtgacataaaaataaatattcaaaatggcacacacacacacacagaggctgatTTTTACTGCTAGGTATTAGCTTACTGCTGGTTGGGGACCATTGCTAGTAGACTgtaagggaggagaggactggaggaTGTTTCCTAGGAGATATGAGGGGAGTGGGGGTATTGTCCTGATCAGTATTTTCCAAGCCCATGAGGGACAAAAGCAGTGAAGGATGGGTGTGGCTGAGAGTTTCCCTAAGTATTAATCTTCATAGACAACTAGGGCATTATGTAGAGAGAAGAGGGTCTTGGGGCTCCGTGGGGCCAGGTAAAATAAAGATCCCCCTTCCCTTTGGACTTCACACTGGGCAAGAAACATGACTGAGGAGAATTAAAAGCtaatgggatttaaaaaaaaaaaaaaaaaaaagctaatgggAGATAGAATAATACCTGTTTGCTTTCTGGGGACTTGAGGAATCCTGGCCAGAAACTTAGGGCTTGCTCAAAATGTGTTACAAATAAACCAGCATGGTGGCCTTTTGTTAAAACTGGAAGTACTTGGCAGTCATGTAGTCTGTTCTCTCATTTTGGTAAACTGAGGCCTAGCCATGTTCACATTAACCCAGTGTCAGAATCATCCCTCTGAAGTCCCAATGTTTTGATGTATAGTCTACATTTCAAAAATCCCAGTTGCTGTTGGATATAATGTTCACACCTGTAGTCCCCGTACCTGGGGGGTGGAGGCAAGTGATCTCTGTGTGAgatcaaaaccagcctggtccacatagtgagttccaggacagccagagctaaacagtgagattgggggtggggggcaggcagCTTGCCCTGAGCTATGTGCCTGATCTGTGTTCCCTCTGCTAGTTAGTAGTCTGGTGACTCATTGGAGGCTGGATGGAGTATCATTCACAACTGTCCCAGCCCCTGATGTTGTGGCACAAACCCAGTActgaagaaggagaggaaacagTTCACATCTGCAGAGAGACCACCACATTCATGGAGAGTCTGCAGGCCACTCTTCCGGTTAAAGAAGAGGTACCAACATTTGTTCCATCATTTCAACTTCCAAGTGCTTACCGCCAAATAATCCTCACAACGGTGGGGGAAACTTGCCTCCTGTGTACAGGGGGGCACTGCAGTACTGAGGCTTCAAGATGACTGTCTGTAGAGGCAGAGGAGAGCTTTGAATCTGATGGCAGCATGCACTGGGGTATGAGGAAGTGTCCTGAGCACTCAATACTTCCTTTACTGCTTTAAataaccatcatcatcaccaccaccatcaccgtcttcttcatcatcatcatcatcatcatcatcatcatcatcatcatcatctggaACCCAAGAAAGCTATGTGAGCACCATTACCGTTGGCCCCCTTCACAGGGattgatttgttctttttcaacCACCACAAGGCAGGACCCAGAAGGTGCTTTGGGATGAAGAGAAGGGGCTGACTGATGGTCCCTAGGAAAGAGGGGAGCCAGGTCTAAGGCAGGGTGTCCTCTTAGGCCAGATTCATCCCTGGGGTCTAGACTTTCCACACTCCGTCCTCACCGTGTTACGATTCTGGGAACTCCAGCAGGCACTTGGGCTTGGAGACACAGGGCTGTGACACAGCTGGGCACGAGGAGTTTCTATTTCCAACCCGAAGGCggctctccagcagccacagtcCCAGGATTCCCCATCCATTATTCATGATGTTTATTAGCTCCCGGGACcggagaggaaagaaggggagagaacGAGGAGACAGTTGGGGACACAGAGGGTGGGACAGAACCAAATTTAGGATCCCGAAGTTGAGGAACTTCTGGAAAGAAGAAGAGGGGCCTAAGAGATCAAGAGCACAAAGTCAGACGTGCTGTCTGCGCCACACCAGTGAGTGAATGACTCTGCTCGACGCTAGGAGGTCTTGGGCTAGCTTCTTTggttcttgttttctttgctggTCTAGTGGGATAGCCCTAGCCACTTTCGTATTGCCGGCAAAACTTCGGTCCTATAAACTAACTCTGAATTGCCTTGCACAAATTGGTAGCTGAAAATGATAGCTGCTGTTACAGGTATTGTCGCTGGTAAGTGGTGGTCCTTCAGAAGTGTGCTGAGGGATTGCCCAGGCTAGGCGGATTGTCCTCTATTGTTATTATTGTGAAGACGACTTAGCAAGCTTCCTTGGGCCCTCTAGGCTGGGAAAAGGGGGATGGGCCAAGTcttctttttcaaatgaaaacGAAAAAAAGGCAACGATTTGGAAGAAGCCACAGGCTTGTGGATCAGGAAGGCAATTACTGTCCTTGCCTCCACCCAAGCCTACGGTAGTGGGGAGTGCCACCCGAGGTTCATTTTGGTAGCTTCTGgtcctagcccaggctggtctctgagcTTGGAAGCCCCTCTTCCCTATGCGCAGGGGTGCAGGACTTTGGTGGAGGCTCGGGCTTGGGTTCCAGAGAACCTTGGAAAGGGTCAGTTTGGCGACAGTTGGactgattctgtgtgtgtgtgtgtggggggggaggtgttGGGAGGTCTGGGTGAGGTAGGATTCCTGCCCCTCGCTCAGCCTGAGTCTGCCCTTCTGCCCTTCTGTCTAGGCAGTTCGAGCTGGGACAGGACAGAGGTTTAGGACTTTGTGCAAAAAAgtccaggaggaaggaggaagaatccGTAAAGTCTAGCAGGCTGGAGCCAGGCGGGGCGGGGCGGACAGGAAGAGGCCCTGCCAGGCCCGGGTATAAATGCAGTGGAGGGGGCGGCCGCATTAGGCTCCGAGTGGCGCGCCGAGACCTGCGGTCCCGCCTTGCCTCCCGGGCCGCCCCTGCGAGGCCCGGGCGCGTGTGCACGCCTGCGCGTGCTCGGGCCCTTCCTGGCAGGCTGCTTGTAAGATGAGTGAAGAAgcaggtgggggagaggggaggcagcAAGCGAGAGGGCGAGGGGAGCGCGGGCGCTGAGCGGCGCTCACTTGGAGCTCGGAGAGCCAGCAAGACGAGCCTGATTCCATGTCCCCCGCTGCCTCCCTGCCAGACTCCCGAAGATGATGGCCATGAACGCCAAGCAGCCTTTCGGCATGCACCCCGTACTGCAAGAACCCAAATTCTCCAGCCTGCACTCCGGCTCTGAGGCCATGCGCCGAGTTTGTCTCCCAGCCCCGCAGGTACGTAGCGGAGCATAATTACCGCTCTAAGGCACATTTTTTGACAGGCACTAGCTTCATGTTTTTTTCATGTCGCCCAGAACAATCGCCGCTGTCTGAACCCCTCGCCTTGTCTCCCCCGCGCTCTCTCgcggcgctctctctctctctcattcatgtCTCTGATCCACACGTCTGTTCCAACAGAGAGGCTGCCTCCGTATTAATTTTTATGACCTGGGCTTTGAGGAGAGGCATCTCGGTTGcttgaaaatgtgttttaatcCTGAGTTGACAGTATTCCCCACTGACCGTGCTGTGCGCCTTCTCGCTTGCAGCTGCAGGGTAATATATTTGGAAGCTTTGATGAGAGCCTGCTGGCACGCGCAGAAGCTCTGGCGGCGGTGGATATCGTCTCCCACGGCAAGAACCATCCGTTCAAGCCCGACGCCACCTACCATACCATGAGCAGCGTGCCCTGCACGTCCACCTCGCCCACGGTGCCCATCTCCCACCCGGCTGCACTCACCTCGCACCCGCACCACGCGGTGCACCAGGGCCTCGAGGGCGACTTATTGGAGCACATCTCGCCCACGCTGAGCGTGAGCGGCCTGGGGGCCCCGGAGCACTCGGTGATGCCTGCGCAGATCCACCCGCATCATCTAGGCGCCATGGGCCACTTGCACCAGGCCATGGGCATGAGTCACCCGCATGCCGTAGCGCCTCACAGTGCCATGCCTGCGTGTCTCAGCGACGTGGAGTCAGACCCTCGAGAGCTGGAAGCCTTCGCCGAGCGCTTCAAGCAGAGGCGCATCAAGTTGGGGGTAACCCAGGCGGACGTGGGCGCGGCTTTAGCCAATCTCAAGATCCCTGGCGTGGGTTCACTCAGCCAGAGCACCATCTGCAGGTTCGAATCTCTCACCCTGTCGCACAACAACATGATCGCGCTCAAGCCGGTCCTCCAGGCCTGGCTGGAGGAGGCGGAGGCCGCCTACCGAGAGAAGAATAGCAAGCCGGAGCTCTTCAACGGCAGTGAGCGTAAGCGCAAACGCACGTCCATCGCGGCTCCAGAGAAGCGCTCACTTGAAGCCTATTTTGCTATCCAGCCACGTCCTTCATCCGAGAAGATCGCGGCCATCGCTGAGAAACTGGACCTTAAAAAGAATGTGGTGAGGGTCTGGTTCTGTaaccagagacagaaacagaagcgAATGAAGTACTCGGCGGTCCACTGACTACGGCGGGTGCGGCATCCGGAGGAGCCGGGAGAGCCTAGTGGCGTCGCCCCCTTCCGATGGGAGGGACCTTTACGGGACACTCCAGGGTGTTTCCTGGCAGGTCAGGCTCTCTCCCCCCAGTCACAGACTTTCCCCCTTTGTCCTGCCTAATTGCCTCCTGAccgtctcttcctccctttcctctctattcccaccaaaaaaaaaaagttctggcgctagggtaaaaaaaaaattcaagggaaGGCCTGGCGGAACTTTGTGCTGTCCGCGGTGCTGAAACTCACCCTTGAGCGTGCAGGACCTGAGACCTGTAGCCCCAGGCTGACTGGCTAGTGGATTGACCCCGCCGTCAGACTCCACGGTGAAAGTACCACTTCTTTGCTAAGCGTCATTAGGCAAGGGCAAAGGTAAGGAAAAGAGTGATAGATAACAATATAAAGTCTAGGATATTTAAGCAGGACACAAACATGGAGATTAATTTATTAGagtatataaaacacacatatgtTTCCAAAGGATAGCCTTATAATAACTCCCTTCTGCGCCTAAATTATACCCATAATATCTGTTGGTTTACCGTACATTCTCATTAAGTAGCATGGGTTAATGTGTGGGGAGATGGGAGTCCCGGGCTATTGGTGGTCAGTAGGATTCCAGGCAAGGTTGGGCCCAACCCAGCCCCTGAAAAATACTTGAGATGTCTTGACTGTTGGTGAGCAGAGGTCAGTGCTAACTCGGGCTACCATCCTCAACCTCCTGGAGTTTGGAGAGCAATTGCCTTTTGGAGGGCCGGGGTTGGTTGGTGGTTCCAGACCAGACCAACTGAAGACTCCCCATCTGTGCCCACGGTGACTGTAACTT
Proteins encoded in this window:
- the Pou4f3 gene encoding POU domain, class 4, transcription factor 3 yields the protein MMAMNAKQPFGMHPVLQEPKFSSLHSGSEAMRRVCLPAPQLQGNIFGSFDESLLARAEALAAVDIVSHGKNHPFKPDATYHTMSSVPCTSTSPTVPISHPAALTSHPHHAVHQGLEGDLLEHISPTLSVSGLGAPEHSVMPAQIHPHHLGAMGHLHQAMGMSHPHAVAPHSAMPACLSDVESDPRELEAFAERFKQRRIKLGVTQADVGAALANLKIPGVGSLSQSTICRFESLTLSHNNMIALKPVLQAWLEEAEAAYREKNSKPELFNGSERKRKRTSIAAPEKRSLEAYFAIQPRPSSEKIAAIAEKLDLKKNVVRVWFCNQRQKQKRMKYSAVH